Part of the Thermodesulfobacteriota bacterium genome is shown below.
TCTGTCATGCCCGAGGATTTTTGTCGGGTATCCACTGATAAAGAATATGGATTCCCTATTAAGGCGTTAGGGAATGACACAAATGACACAGGGAGTCTAATAACGATCGGGGACATACTTGTCCCGCTTTAACTCTTACCACTTAGAAATCTCTTTTTTATTTTCCTTGATCATATTTAAGACATTTTGTTTGGATGTTCCGCCCAGTGATTTTCTGCTTGCTACCGAGCCCTCTAGATTAAGGAGTTGGAGTAGTTCTTCTTCGATTTTGTTTGAGAATCTTTTCAGCTCGGAGATAGAGAGTTCAAAAATCTCCTTGCCCTTCTCTTCGGCATACCTGACTATTTCTCCAGTTATCTCATGGGCTTGCCTAAACGGTACCCCCTTTCTGGCTAGGTAGTCTGCCAGATCTGTTGCAAGAGTGTGCCCTCCCGTGACTGCTTTATTCATATTGTCAGGCTTGAATTTAATATTTCTCATCATCTCTATCATGATTTCAAGGCAAGATTTAACTGTGTTGACTGTGTTAAACATCGGTTCTTTATCTTCCTGCATGTCTCTATTGTAAGAGAGTGGAAGGCCCTTCATCAACGTGAGGACTGCAATAAGGTATCCATATACCCTACCGGTCTTTCCCCTGATCAGCTCTGCAATATCGGGATTTTTTTTCTGAGGCATAATGCTCGAGCCGGTAGTAAATTCGTCCCCGAGGTCGATGAAGTCGAATTCCTTGGTAGACCATAGAACAAGTTCCTCCGAGATTCTACTCATGTGCATCATAAGCGAAGACGAGGTTGAAATGAATTCAATTATGAAGTCTCTATCACTGACACTGTCGATGCTGTTTCTAGTTATTTCTGGAAATCCAAGGAGCTTAGCCACATAGTGTCTGTCAATTGGAAAGGATGTTCCAGCGCCCGCACCCACACCGAGAGGCATCACATTTACCCTTTTGCGGCAGTCAATGAGACGACTCCTTTCCCGTCTTAGCATCTCAAAGTAGGCGAGCAAGTGATGTGAGAGTAATACGGGTTGCGCCCTTTGAAGATGTGTGTAAAGTGGCATGATTACGTCCGGATGTTTTGAAGCCAGGTTCAGTAAAGTTGTAGAAAGTCTTTTGATCAGATTGAGGATTTCATCTATTTCACCCCTTAAATAAAGGCGCATGTCTAGAGCGATCTGGTCATTCCTGCTTCTTGCCGTGTGAAGTTTACCGCCAACTTCGCCTATTTTATCAATAAGGCGTTTCTCGATGTTGAGGTGTATGTCTTCGTATTCCCCCCTGAACGGAAATGTGCCTGTTTCTATTTCCCTTTGAATTTCCTTTAATCCCTTTACTATCCTGTCAGATTCTATTTTTTGAATAATGCCTGTCTTACCAAGCATCTTAGCATGCGCTATGCTACCCTCAATATCCTCTCTAAAAAGTATCTTATCTACGTCAATGGAAGCGGAGAATTTCTCAGCTAACTCATGTGTGCTCTTGTTAAATCGGCCCTGCCATGGTTTCTTAATCAAATTCGACTCCTCGATTCTGAGCTTTCAATATGTATCGGGATGTTAGGATAAACAAACAAACCCCATTCATCAATAAATTTCTGTGCTTATTGATTTTACCTAGCCCGGCTCAATCCTTTCTTCAGTGCCATAAATAAGCCCAACAATAAGTGTAAGTAGTCCTCCAAGTTGCTCTGTTATTACTAGCTGATCGGTTAGAGAATAAACAAATTCTTTTAGGTCAAGAGGAACTCAAGATTATTTTTTAACATACAACCTAATGGAATGGAAGAACTATTTGTCACGTGAGCTCTAGCGAAACCTTTTCATCTGCAATTTCTTTTGTCTCGAATCGGTCTAATACTGCGGCTCCCACGCAGTCTCCCCATACATTGATCGTGGTCCTGAAACGATCCAGTAGCCAATCTATGGATAATATCAGTCCTATACCCTCAAGCGGTAATCCCACGGCCTGAAGGACCAGCACCATAGTGACGAGACCAGCCTCGGGTATGCCAGCTGCTCCAATAGAAGCGAGCGAAGCAGTAATAAAAACCACGATCAGCTTATCCAGGCCGAGATGGATGCCGTAGCTCTGGGCTATGAATATTGCGGCAACAGCCTCGTATAGAGCGGTACCATCCATATTTATAGTCGCCCCAAGTGGTAATACGAATCGACAAACCTTTGGTGACACCTTGGCTTCGTCTATTGCTCCTGCCATTGTGAGTGGTAGTGTCGCTGAAGAAGAGGCAGTCGCAAATGCAGTTAAAAGGGCTTTACTCAGGCTTGATAAATAATCTATTGGATTCCTTCTTGACAGAACATAAAGAATCAATGGGAGAACAACAAAACCATGGATAAATAATCCGAGAAGAACGCACCCTACATATTTGCCGAGCTGCAGAGCGAGATTCATGACCTCGCTCCCACCCCCTGCCAATCCTAACCTGTTCGCTATGAGTCCAAATACACCTATCGGGGTGAAAATTAGTAGCCAGTGAACTATCTTCATTACAGCTCTATCGATTAAGCTAAAAATTTCTATAATCAATTTGTTTTCTTTTCCGAGTGTCGCAAAGGCTACGCCGAACAGGATAGAGGCTATAATCAGTGGAAGTATTTGAAATTTCGCTGCGGACTCAAAAAGGTTTGGAGATATCAAATCCTTAAGTAGGTCGACAAACGTGATCCCTTCTTTTCCTCTAATTATCTCCGGGATTGCACCTTTAAAGACGCCGCTTCCTAGACCGGGCTGTATAATGGTGACAATGAGAATTCCTATGAAGACGGCTATAGCTGTTGTAGTGAGATAGTAAATTAGCGTTTTTATACCCAGTGAGCCAATGTTTCCAGCTTTCATTATACTCAGCGTTATTGAAACAATTATTAAAGGAAGAACGATCATTTTTAATGCGTTTAGAAAGATTGCGCCGAGAAATCCCGAGTTTACACCTAATTCAGGGAAGAGTGAACCTACAAATACTCCGAGAAATGCACCAATCAGTATGCCAATTATGTGATTGTAATGTCTAAGAAGTCTTTTCATTCCTAAAAAATTTTCTACTACGTATGCTTAAGTTTCGATCTACTAAATTTTTTTCAGTTTTTTTATTAACGAAAAGTCCGTTTAACTGACAAATTTCCTATAGCTTGCTACAGGCCTTCCGGTGCGAGCACTTCGCTAACCTGTACTGGCCGTTCGACTTTTCTCAGCGCTCCTCGCAATTGTAGATGTTATTTATTTCGTTGACAAGCTTCTTTGCAATTTCATTAATATTTCTATTTTTATTAAACATTTTCGGAATTGAAGGGTTTTGATTGGTCTTCCAAAAATTGCGTTAAGAAAATCAAAAGCGAAGACGTCCAAAAAATTTACGGGTTGCGGTTGAATTAAATTTTTTAGTCGGAGTGTATGATTTTTAGCAAATTTTTGGGTAGCCTTGATTTTTGCTTCTTTGTATCAAGACAAAGAAGTCAGAAAAAAGGGTGAGATATAGGAAGAAATTGCTTTTAAAGGTTACGTCGTCGAAATATCTAACATCTACAGCAATGACTGAAGGGACTGTTTGTTTATTTGCTGATGCCATGCAGCTTGGTCCAGGGTTATTCATTAGATTTCTTTTCATCGGCGACAAGACTCAAAGACATTGTTAGCCCGTTGAAATTATATTCGGTCTTCTCGAGCGTCTCGTTATTGTCTCGAAAAGAAAATGTCATCTTCAGATCAAATTGATCATTTTCTTTAGCCATATCACTTTTTTTAAGGTTATACAGGTACGTCAACGTTTCAGTCTGATCGGTTGTTTCATCTTTATAAGGTTCTCCCAATACCGAAATGATATATCTCTTCTTGGGTATCTCATCCGAATTGCTTCCCTTAAACTCTGTACCGGCAGTACGAGTGGATTTGCTTATCTCAGATTTTCCCATAGATCCTAACATCTTAATGAGCAGGGGTTTGGATAGGTTTTTGAGAAAACGTTCTGGGAATGTCATCTCAACTAGTTTGTCATCACGCAAATAAAATAGCATAGGGATGTCATAATTGACCTTGTCAGTATCCTCATCTAAATACTGTTTTTCGAGTACATAAACCCAATTCTCCCCGTTTTCGGTTTGTTCGGTGGATAGGGGATCATTTTTCATAAGCCATATGATGTCGTCGGAAAGGAGAACTGGATTCTTGAAAACAAATTTTAGACCATTTTGGTCGTTTAGCTCAAAATTATTTTCAAAATCATTTAGCTGTCTCTTTACCTGTAAGAGCCTAAGATAAACGCATCCAGTCGATGAGACAATGAATAATATAAATATAATCGAAATTCTCTTATCTATTAATTTCATTTATTCATTTAAGAGGCCCTGATTTTTTGACGTAACATTAAAGATTATGTCTTAAAACATTAATTAACATTATTAATATATTCTTTTAGCTAATAATCTTTTGTAAAGCTTCTAGATATTTTTCTCTTGTTTTTTCAACGATCTCCGGCGGAAGAACAGGGGCAGGGGGTTTTTTATTCCATCCTATGGAGTTTAGATAGTCCCGCACAAACTGTTTATCGAAGCTCTTCTGAGGCCTCCCGGGAGAGTATTCGTCTTTTGGCCAAAATCTGGAAGAGTCCGGAGTCAGTATTTCATCTATTAGAATGACATCTCCGCTTATCTCCTCTATGCCAAATTCAAACTTTGTATCCGCGATAATTATCCCTTTTTCTTCTGCCAGTTTGTTGCCAAACTCGTAAAGAGTTATGCTGATCTCCTTCAAATAATCGGCTAAATCTTTTCCGATCATTCCTGCCATCCTCTCGAATGTGATGTTTTCATCATGCTGTCCTCCCTCCGCCTTGGTAGCCGGCGTAAAAATAGGCCTGCCCAGTTTTGAAGATTCGACGAGGCCCGAGTCTAAAACAATCCCACAGACTGAGCCATTTTGTAGATAATCCTTCCATCCCGAACCGGATAGATAACCGCGCACAACACACTCTACTGGAAGTGGTTTAGCTTTTTTAACCAACATGCTCCTTCCCTCAACGGACTTTCTATGTTTATGAATGACTTTCGGGAAATCCTCGACACTTGTGGATAAAAGGTGATTTTGGATGATGTTAGTTGTTTTATCAAACCAGTATTTGGAGATTTGAGTTAGGATCTTACCCTTGTCGGGTATTCCGTTGGGCAGCACAACGTCAAATGCGGAGATTCGATCGGTAGCAACAATAAGGAGTTTGTCTCCAAAGTCGTATATATCCCTTACTTTACCCCTTTTGGCTGGGGCAATTTCCTTAAACTCTGTTGTAAGTATTGCTCCGGTATATTTCATCGTTGAGGGCTTTGCTTTAAATGAATTTTGAACGTCGAATGATGCTAAAGTAATCTAAAGGATATCTTTAGTCTTAACAATACCGGATAAAATATCTTAAGAATCCACTACTTAAGTGTTCGGCTTCCTTGAGATATGTATTTTATCTAAGTAAAATTAAGCCAAGCTGCAGGGTATGGGTACATAAACGAACAGTCTCTTCAGTCATTGCGATGAGCCCTGATCCTGAGTTTATCGAAGGATCGAAGGAGACGAAGCAATCTAAAACGGGAAAGAAAGTATGAGATTGCTTCAA
Proteins encoded:
- a CDS encoding dicarboxylate/amino acid:cation symporter, which produces MKRLLRHYNHIIGILIGAFLGVFVGSLFPELGVNSGFLGAIFLNALKMIVLPLIIVSITLSIMKAGNIGSLGIKTLIYYLTTTAIAVFIGILIVTIIQPGLGSGVFKGAIPEIIRGKEGITFVDLLKDLISPNLFESAAKFQILPLIIASILFGVAFATLGKENKLIIEIFSLIDRAVMKIVHWLLIFTPIGVFGLIANRLGLAGGGSEVMNLALQLGKYVGCVLLGLFIHGFVVLPLILYVLSRRNPIDYLSSLSKALLTAFATASSSATLPLTMAGAIDEAKVSPKVCRFVLPLGATINMDGTALYEAVAAIFIAQSYGIHLGLDKLIVVFITASLASIGAAGIPEAGLVTMVLVLQAVGLPLEGIGLILSIDWLLDRFRTTINVWGDCVGAAVLDRFETKEIADEKVSLELT
- a CDS encoding phosphoribosylaminoimidazolesuccinocarboxamide synthase, translating into MKYTGAILTTEFKEIAPAKRGKVRDIYDFGDKLLIVATDRISAFDVVLPNGIPDKGKILTQISKYWFDKTTNIIQNHLLSTSVEDFPKVIHKHRKSVEGRSMLVKKAKPLPVECVVRGYLSGSGWKDYLQNGSVCGIVLDSGLVESSKLGRPIFTPATKAEGGQHDENITFERMAGMIGKDLADYLKEISITLYEFGNKLAEEKGIIIADTKFEFGIEEISGDVILIDEILTPDSSRFWPKDEYSPGRPQKSFDKQFVRDYLNSIGWNKKPPAPVLPPEIVEKTREKYLEALQKIIS
- the argH gene encoding argininosuccinate lyase, whose amino-acid sequence is MIKKPWQGRFNKSTHELAEKFSASIDVDKILFREDIEGSIAHAKMLGKTGIIQKIESDRIVKGLKEIQREIETGTFPFRGEYEDIHLNIEKRLIDKIGEVGGKLHTARSRNDQIALDMRLYLRGEIDEILNLIKRLSTTLLNLASKHPDVIMPLYTHLQRAQPVLLSHHLLAYFEMLRRERSRLIDCRKRVNVMPLGVGAGAGTSFPIDRHYVAKLLGFPEITRNSIDSVSDRDFIIEFISTSSSLMMHMSRISEELVLWSTKEFDFIDLGDEFTTGSSIMPQKKNPDIAELIRGKTGRVYGYLIAVLTLMKGLPLSYNRDMQEDKEPMFNTVNTVKSCLEIMIEMMRNIKFKPDNMNKAVTGGHTLATDLADYLARKGVPFRQAHEITGEIVRYAEEKGKEIFELSISELKRFSNKIEEELLQLLNLEGSVASRKSLGGTSKQNVLNMIKENKKEISKW